A single genomic interval of Bos indicus isolate NIAB-ARS_2022 breed Sahiwal x Tharparkar chromosome 5, NIAB-ARS_B.indTharparkar_mat_pri_1.0, whole genome shotgun sequence harbors:
- the PRPF40B gene encoding pre-mRNA-processing factor 40 homolog B isoform X7: MMPPPFMPPPGIPPPFPPMGLPPMSQRPPAIPPMPPGIMPPMLPPMGAPPPLTQIPGMVPPMMPGMLMPAVPVTAATAPGADTASSAVAGTGPPRALWSEHVAPDGRIYYYNADDKQSVWEKPSVLKSKAELLLSQCPWKEYKSDTGKPYYYNNQSKESRWTRPKDLDDLEALVKQEAAGKQQQPQALQPQPPQPQPDPPPVPPGPTLLPTGLLEPEPGGSEDCAVSEAAQPLEQGFLQQPEEGPSSSAGQHQPPQQEEEESKPEPERSGLSWSNREKAKQAFKELLRDKAVPSNASWEQAMKMVVTDPRYSALPKLSEKKQAFNAYKAQREKEEKEEARLRAKEAKQTLQHFLEQHERMTSTTRYRRAEQTFGELEVWAVVPERDRKEVYDDVLFFLAKKEKEQAKQLRRRNIQALKSILDGMSSVNFQTTWSQAQQYLMDNPSFAQDHQLQNMDKEDALICFEEHIRALEREEEEERERARLRERRQQRKNREAFQTFLDELHETGQLHSMSTWMELYPAVSTDIRFANMLGQPGSTPLDLFKFYVEELKARFHDEKKIIKDILKDRGFCVEVNTAFEDFAHVISFDKRAAALDAGNIKLTFNSLLEKAEAREREREKEEARRLRRREAAFRSMLRQAVPALELGTAWEEVRERFVCDSAFEQITLESERIRLFREFLQVLETECQHLHSKGRKHGRKGKKHHRKRSHSPSVSWRGSESGDEELPPPSLRPPKRRRRNPSESGSEPSSSLDSVESGGAALGGRGSPSSRLLLGSGRKRREGRRTGLRLPQTDHGLRKAKKPKKKTKKRRHKSNSPESETDPEEKAAKESDEKEPEQDKDRDLRRAELPNRSPAFGVKKEKTGWDTSESELSEGELERRRRTLLQQLDDHQ, from the exons ATGATGCCACCACCCTTC ATGCCTCCTCCAGGAATTCCCCCACCTTTTCCTCCAATGGGGCTCCCTCCCATGAGTCAGAGACCACCAGCCATCCCCCCCATGCCACCTGGCATCATGCCCCCAATGCTCCCACCGATGGGGGCACCACCACCACTCACACAG ATACCAGGAATGGTACCTCCCATGATGCCAGGAATGCTGATGCCAGCAGTGCCTGTCACCGCAGCG ACGGCTCCGGGTGCGGACACCGCCAGCT CTGCTGTGGCTGGGACAGGCCCTCCG aGGGCCCTGTGGAGCGAGCATGTAGCCCCTGACGGGCGCATCTACTACTACAACGCTGACGACAAGCAGTCCGTGTGGGAGAAGCCCAGCGTGCTCAAGTCCAAGGCAGAG CTCCTGCTGTCCCAGTGTCCCTGGAAAGAGTACAAGTCGGACACAGGCAAACCTTACTACTACAACAATCAGAGTAAGGAGTCCCGCTGGACCCGGCCCAAGGACCTGGATGACCTGGAGG CTCTAGTCAAACAAGAGGCTGCAGG GaaacagcagcagccacaggcacTACAGCCACAGCCTCCTCAGCCTCAGCCCGATCCCCCACCTGTGCCGCCAGGCCCCACCCTGCTGCCCACAGGCCTCCTAGAACCTGAGCCAGGTGGGAGTGAAGATTGCGCTGTGTCAGAGGCTGCCCAGCCCCTGGAACAGGGGTTCCTGCAGCAGCCAGAGGAGGGCCCCAGCAG TTCTGCTGGACAGCATCAGCCACCGcagcaagaggaagaagaatcaaAACCGGAGCCGGAGAGGTCTGGCCTCAGTTGGAGCAACCGGGAGAAGGCAAAGCAGGCCTTCAAGGAGCTGCTGAGGGACAAG GCTGTCCCCTCCAATGCTTCGTGGGAACAGGCCATGAAGATGGTGGTCACTGACCCCCGTTACAG TGCCTTGCCCAAACTGAGTGAGAAAAAGCAGGCATTCAATGCCTACAAAGCGCAgcgggagaaggaggagaaggaagaggcccGGCTAAGAGCCAAGGAGGCCAAGCAGACCTTGCAGCATTTCCTGGAGCAGCATGAACGCATGACCTCCACTACCCGCTACCG GCGGGCAGAACAGACCTTTGGGGAGCTGGAGGTCTGGGCTGTGGTCCCTGAGAGGGATCGAAAAGAGGTTTATGATGATGTCCTCTTCTTCCTGGCCAAGAAAGAGAAG GAACAGGCCAAGCAGCTGCGGCGCCGCAACATCCAGGCCCTGAAGAGCATCCTAGATGGGATGAGTAGTGTCAACTTCCAAACAACATGGTCCCAGGCCCAGCAGTACCTCATGGATAACCCCAGCTTTGCTCAGGACCATCAGCTGCAGA ACATGGACAAGGAAGATGCGCTGATCTGCTTTGAGGAGCACATCCGAGctttggagagggaggaggaggaggagcgagAGCGAGCCCGACTTCGGGAGCGGCGCCAGCAGCGCAAGAACCGGGAAGCCTTCCAG ACCTTCCTGGATGAGCTGCACGAGACAGGGCAGCTGCACTCCATGTCCACCTGGATGGAGCTGTACCCAGCGGTCAGCACTGATATCCGCTTTGCCAACATGCTGGGCCAGCCGG gcTCCACCCCTCTGGACTTGTTCAAGTTCTATGTGGAAGAGTTGAAGGCCCGATTCCATGATGAGAAGAAGATCATAAAGGACATCCTTAAG GACCGGGGCTTCTGCGTGGAGGTGAACACAGCCTTCGAGGACTTCGCCCACGTCATAAGCTTTGACAAGAGGGCTGCTGCGCTGGATGCAGGCAACATCAAGCTGACTTTCAATAGT CTGCTGGAGAAAGCAGAGGCGCGCGAGAGAGAGCGGGAGAAGGAGGAGGCCCGGCGGCTGCGGCGCAGGGAAGCTGCCTTCCGAAGCATGCTGAGGCAGGCTGTGCCTGCTCTGGAGCTGGGCACGGCCTGGGAAGAG GTCCGTGAGCGCTTTGTGTGCGACTCAGCCTTTGAGCAGATCACCCTGGAGTCGGAGCGGATCCGGCTCTTTCGGGAGTTCCTGCAGGTACTGGAG ACGGAATGCCAGCACCTCCACAGCAAAGGCCGGAAACACGGCAGAAAGGGCAAGAAGCACCATCGCAAGCGTTCCCACTCACCTTCAGTGAGTTGGCGG GGCTCTGAGTCAGGAGATGAGGAGCTGCCCCCACCCTCTCTCCGGCCCCCCAAGCGGAGGCGACGGAACCCCTCGGAGTCAGGCTCTGAGCCCTCTTCCTCACTTGATTCTGTTGAAAGTGGGGGTGCTGCCCTTGGAGGACGGGGTTCCCCCTCCTCTCGCCTTCTCCTTGGATCAG GCAGGAAgcggagagaaggaaggaggactgGACTGAGACTTCCTCAGACAG ATCATGGTCTTCGGAAagccaagaaaccaaaaaagaaaactaagaagagAAGACACAAGTCG AATAGTCCTGAGAGCGAGACAGACCCTGAGGAGAAAGCTGCCAAGGAGAGTGATGAGAAAGAACCGGAACAGGACAAGGACAGGGACCTCCGGCGGGCAGAGCTCCCTAACCGCTCCCCAGCCTTTGGAGTCAAGAAGGAGAAG ACGGGCTGGGACACGTCGGAAAGCGAGCTGAGTGAGGGTGAGCTGGAAAGACGGCGGCGGACGCTCTTGCAGCAGCTGGACGACCACCAGTGA